Part of the Halobaculum halobium genome, CTCGATCTCGTCGTCGACCTCCAGGGTCCCTTGCGCGAGCGACCCGCCGATGACGCCGCCGAGCAGGTCCGCGGCTGTCGTGCCCGGTCGGTTGATGTCGAACGAGCGGGCGGTGTACATCCGTGCCGGGAGCGACTCGTCGCGCTCCGGGGTCGGAATCTCCGTCTCCAGCGCCTGGATCATGAGGTCGATATTGACCTCCTGCTGGGCACTGACAGGGACGATCGGCGCGTCCTCGGCGACGGTTCCCTCGACGAACTCCCTGATCTGCTCGTAGTTCTCGCGGGCGCGCTCGTCGTCGACGAGGTCCACCTTGTTCTGGGCGATGACGATGTTCTCGATGCCGATGATGTCCAGCGCCATCAGGTGCTCCTCCGTCTGCGCCTGCGGCACGTCCTCGGTGGCGCTCACCACCAGCACCGCGCCGTCCATAATCGACGCTCCGGAGAGCATCGTCGCCATCAGCGTCTCGTGGCCCGGGGCGTCGACGAACGAGACCGTCCGCAGGGTCTCGGTGTCGACGTCGTGCTCCGGGCACGTCTCCTCGACGGTGTAACACTCGGGCTCGGCACAGTCCGGGCACCGACGCAGCGTTGCGTCGGCGTAGCCCAGACGGATGGAGATCCCGCGCTTCATCTCCTCGCTGTGCTGGTCGGTCCAGTCGCCCGACAACGCTTGCACTAGCGTCGTCTTTCCGTGGTCGACGTGACCGACGAGTCCGATGTTCACCTCCGGTTGTGTTTGCTCCGTCACCATGGGCCTCCGAGAGTAATCTCGTTGGAACTTCGCTTCGTGCGCCTGATAAAGGTGCTGTTACGGCGATGCCGGTGTCGGGTACGTGTCGCTCTGTTTCAGGCCCGTCGCGCGGGTGCCATTTCGGGTGGAGTCACCGCCACCGACCGCGGCGCCGTCGTCGCCGAGCACGCACGCAGTCTCGCCCGCCTTCGGCGACTCTCTCGACACCGAGAAAACACACGAGAGGTGCCGAGAACCGAACGAACGGGCTTATACGCCGCCGTCGTCAACTCCCGCCAACTGACTATGACATTCGAAGACCTCCCCACCACTCCCCGCGCGGAGGAACTCCTCGACAAGGCGTTCTCCCGCGCGTCCCGGACCGGCCGCGCGAAAGACGGGTGGGACGCCCAGGAGTCGATGCTGATCACCGCCGCGAACATCCTCTCGGACAACCTCGCCAACGTCTCCACCTCCTGGCCCGACTTCGAGTTCGAGGTCGAGCCGTTCTACTACGAACTCGCCGACGCGGTCGTGGACGTGGACGAGTTGCGTCAGGCGCTCTCGGAGGTGAACTGGGCCTCCCGCCGGATCGACGAGCTCCGCTCGGAGTACCAGGCGAAGATGCGCAAGTCGGGCGTCGAGACCGCCCGCAAGCACCGCAAGCAGGCGTTCGCCCGCATGGCCGACATCATGGACGAGATCGAAGCCGATCTCTTGACGGTCGGCGAGGCCCGCGACGCGCTGAAGACGCTCCCCGACATTCGCCCCGACGAGCCCGCGATCGTCGTCGCCGGCTATCCCAACGTCGGTAAGTCGTCGTTCGTCAACCACGTGACCCGCGCGTCCAACGAGATCGCCTCCTACCCGTTCACGACGAAGGCGATCCAGATCGGGCACTTCGAGCGCGACCGCATCCGCTATCAGATCATCGACACGCCGGGACTGCTCGACCGCCCCGAGGAGGACCGCAACGGCATCGAGCGCCAGGC contains:
- a CDS encoding translation initiation factor IF-2 subunit gamma; its protein translation is MVTEQTQPEVNIGLVGHVDHGKTTLVQALSGDWTDQHSEEMKRGISIRLGYADATLRRCPDCAEPECYTVEETCPEHDVDTETLRTVSFVDAPGHETLMATMLSGASIMDGAVLVVSATEDVPQAQTEEHLMALDIIGIENIVIAQNKVDLVDDERARENYEQIREFVEGTVAEDAPIVPVSAQQEVNIDLMIQALETEIPTPERDESLPARMYTARSFDINRPGTTAADLLGGVIGGSLAQGTLEVDDEIELRPGREVEEGGSSEYHSIETSVRSLQAGGQSQSEVGPGGLLGVGTGLDPSLTKGDALAGQVAGEPGTLPPTRNGFEMEVELLDRVVGEGAVEEISTGEPLMLTVGTATTVGAVTSARTGECEVNLKRPICAEEGAKIAINRRMGARWRLIGVGTLTE
- a CDS encoding NOG1 family protein, with product MTFEDLPTTPRAEELLDKAFSRASRTGRAKDGWDAQESMLITAANILSDNLANVSTSWPDFEFEVEPFYYELADAVVDVDELRQALSEVNWASRRIDELRSEYQAKMRKSGVETARKHRKQAFARMADIMDEIEADLLTVGEARDALKTLPDIRPDEPAIVVAGYPNVGKSSFVNHVTRASNEIASYPFTTKAIQIGHFERDRIRYQIIDTPGLLDRPEEDRNGIERQAVSALTHLADAVVFVLDASGDCGYPLESQLELLAEVEDRFDAPVLTVCNKSDRSTDVEADAYMSVAEGDNVDAVLDMAVEAVGFEPDLPSRGEN